Part of the Leishmania infantum JPCM5 genome chromosome 7 genome, ACTGGCCAAGATACGCGCCAAGTTCATTGAAACTAGTACGATGACGACGTACGATCGAAAGAAGTACGTGTGCAAGTTGATGTTCATCTCGATGCTCGGTTACCCCATTACCTTTGGCCATATCGAAGGCCTGAAACTCATGTCACAGGAGAGCCCGTCCGCCAAGCTCATCGGGTACCTCTCCACTTCCGTGTTGCTGAACGAAAACAGTGATCTTCTGACGCTCACCACGCACACTGTATATCGAGACCTTCTCTCGGCATCTGACTTGAGTCGCAGTCTCGCCCTCACAGCCGTCGCGAACACGGGAAGCCGCGATTTTGTAGAGGTGATGCACGAAGGCGTCTTTTCCATCATCATGGATGACAGCGTCAATCAGCACGTCCACAAGAAGGCGCTtctgacgctgctgcacattTATCGCAAGTACCCCGAGATTGTCGATCTGAATACCGTGATTCCTaaggcggcagagctgcttcTATCGAAACAGGACGGTGTCAGCATGTGCGCCGTGACATTTCTTAACGGCTGCATCAGCAAGGAATCGAGGCATCTTTACAGAGGCATCCCCGACAAGCTGATCCAGGTTCTGGCACGCATCATTCTGGAAAAGCAGACGGAGCCAGGCTACGTGTACTACGGTGTCCCAGCGCCATGGCTTCAGGCGAAGCtcctgcggctgctgcagtaTTTCCCGCTTCCGTCAGAGGCTGACCAGCGCCATCGCATCATCCTCGTTCTCCGCAAGGTTGTCAAGGCGACGGAAAAGGTGCTGAAGgatgcgcaggcgcagcagaagcagcgtgGCACGCAGAGCCGCGTCAGCGCAATGAACGCGGTGCTGTTCGAGGTGGTGTCACTGTGTATCCAGTGGGATGTCGGCTCCAAGCTGATTTTGGAGTGCGTGGCCCTCATCAGCTCCTTTCTTTCCGACAAGCGGGAGTCAAATCTGCGCTACATCGGCCTTAGCTTGCTGGCCCGGCTCAGCTTTGTGGACGTCCCCGGCTTCGACTTTCATATGCACTGCCgtcagcaccagcagcagatCATTGTTGGGCTGCACGACTCAGACGCCTCGATTCGGAAAAAAGCGCTCGATGTTCTCGTGGCTATGTGCAACCGGAGCACCGCTGACGACATCATCAAGGAGCTCATCTCGTACCTCCCCATTGCCGCGGACCCCAACTTCAAGACGAGCCTCGTTCTCTCGATCGCGCTTCTGTCAGAGAAGTACTGCAAGGACTACAACGTGTATGTGGATATCATGCTCACAGTTGTGTCGGAGGCGGGTGACCTGTGCCCGCCAGATATCGTGCACCGCGTCGTTCAGGTTGTCGTCAACGATCCGTCCGTGCAGAAGCGTGCGGCGAACATCGTCTTCCAGGAGCTTCGGAAAAAGACAAATGTGCCAGAGGTGATGCTTCGTGTTGCTGCGTTCGTGCTCGGCGAGTTCGGCTACCAGATCGCGCTGAATGCCGAGAGCACGCCGATGGTGCAGCTCAACCTGCTGACACAGAAGCTGAGCTTCACCTCGGTGGTGACGCAGAGCATCATCATTAGCACATTTTTCAAGTTCTACACGCTCTACGACGATGTTGCGGTGCGCGAACGCATTGTGaagacgctgcaggcgtACACCAACAGCCCGCACCCGGAgttgcagcagcgtgcaACGGAATTCATTGCACTGGTGGAGTTTGCGCGGAGTGAGCTGCTAGAAAAGGTCTTCGAGCCCATGCCACCTTTCCGAGACGATGTGAACACTGTCATGGATCAGGTGAAGAGGCTGCAAAGCAGTGTGCAGGACATTTGGGCCCTGAAGATTCTTGAACGCGGCGTGGAGGATGTGAACCACACCGGCAAGCGCAAGTCGAAGTCGGAGTCCGCCGAGAAACAGAAGGTGCAGGCAAAGCAAGGAATAACACTGCACGATCTCTCGACTGTGTCGACAGCAGCCCCTGTGCAAGGTGACAGCACCGACCAGGCCTACGCAGAGCTTGACGCCTTGCTCGACGTGTCCCTCTCTTCCCAGGATGTGGATCGTGTTCGCAGCGTCTACgaagagcaccgccgccgcctcttcgagCTTTCGCGCGCTGAAAAAGGCGTGCTCTTCTCGAACGAGTCGATCGAGCTCCAGTGTACCAAGTCAACGTACGGGGCGGACACTCGCatgacggtggtggtgcgtgACAAGACAGGCAAGGGTCTCGTTCAGGTGGCAGTGGAGGTCATCCGTGCCGAGGCGGGGCTCATACTGCAGTCGCGCACAAAAGACGGAACCACTGTGGCGGCTTGGGGCACAATCGCAATCGAGTTTGCCGCCCGCTCATGCTTTGCTTTTAGAAGCCCGCCGAGTGTGCGAGTGCAGTACGCGCCGGCGtccggcagcgcgcgcgtgtgcaccgaCGTTCTGTCACTGCCGATCCTTCCCATGACTTTCTTCACCCCATACCAGGTAGACTCGGACGCCAACTTTAGTCGGCTGTATGAGACAACGAGGCGGGCATCGACCTTCGCCGGCTGGCGCAAGgaggcgtcgccgtcggcgaggGTAGATGCCAACGCTCTGATGCAGTTGCTCGAGCTACAAGGGTACCGGACGAAAGTGACTGGATTGGGAGCAATcgttggcgccgccgcgttcgcGGTGCAGCCGAAGGAGCGCGTTGAGTACGTACCTGTGGTGTGCGAGATACAGACATCCGCAAGTGAAATGCAGGTGTTCGTGTACACCGAGTCCTCGGTGCTTCAGCATGGTGCCCTCGACACAATCAAGTTCGCCCTACAATAGACATCGCCCGATCCCCTCCGCTACGCAGAGAGACAAGCATGCCGAGTGCTGGCAGAAAGCTTTATAAAACGAAAGGCTTCGCTGTCGCTCTTTCTCGGTCGTCTCTCCCAGTGGGTGTTTATCTCCTCTTTACAGCTCTTTTTATCGAGTGTCGTCTGGGATGGTCAGCGCTTTTCGTTGCTGTGCTGCCGGATGAGGCGAGCACCGCACTGTTGCTGCGCGTTGTCACTCATCATGATCGCTTTGTTGAGTTGTCTttgtgcttctttttttttcacatGCCCTCCAGCCTGTTTTCTCTCCTGGAAGGggagcacggcagcgacggctgcgATCTTGGAGCAACGCGCCTGACGCGGGCGTGCAAGGGCACACGCACTCTGCCCGAGCCAATTTTTTTGGCCGTCGTTTCGACACTTAAACAGAGAAGCCCTAGGGTGTGGTTTAATTGCTTCGTGCGAGTCCAACCGTTGCACGTTGTCGTGCATTGACCTGCCGCGTGGCGCGTAAAGGAACCCGTTGCCGCGCCATGTATGTGCGTCCGGTCTGTGCTCCTGCGAGCGTTTGTCGGCTGATATCCTACCTTTTACTGCTGTCTCTAGTTCACGCCGCCCTCATGACGTGGGCACAAACACCTccgcgcgtggcatctcCGGGTCCGGTGTGTCCAGCTCGGTCTGGGTGgacgccgagcagccccctctccccgcccccaTCCCGGCCgaatgccgagccacttctggcggtgcgcgtgccaagcgcctacgacgtgggCGAGTGAGAGCGAGTCGTCGctgcggatgtcggcgggCGGGTCccggacggcgtggcgccggggcgagcggcggcagtgaacGCGTTTGTGGTTCTCATCGGATAGGCAAAAAGTGTCCgcgcgactcgagcgtatgccacacccggccctcgcaccgcctgctggtgtggggcgcctgaGAGCCACCCcccggagagagggaggggatgcaccagcgatgacgacgtgcctgatgggggagcggctgtgaggcgccGTACGAGGTGCGGGGTGGGTAGAGCGGTGTTGGCCCTGACGCTGTATGACCGAGAAATGGGGGCGCGCGGACACGAAGCGAACccgaagaaaaggagaagccCCCTGCCtttctgcgtgtgtgtgtctgtgaggCATCTCTCTATCCCccctctcgtgtgtgtgtgtgtgcttatgGCGTTTTCGGCCTTCTGTGTTTCTTTGGTTGTTGTGTGGATGTATGCCACGTCActgctctctctgtgctACCGCATCTTTTCGGTTTCTCTTTGTCTgctgtctcctcctcttcctccccgtGTGGGTGCCTTGTGTCGCCATATGGAGgagcgacacgcacgcgcgcgcacacacacacacacgcacgatcCTACGAAGGCGTTGTGTGGAGGGGCCTAGGGATGACCCTcgcatgtttttttttctttgcgtgcGTCTTTGTGCTATTCTTCATGTCGAGCTTGCGCTGCACTGCACATGCATATTCATGTAAGAGCGCATGTACCCCCACAGGCCCAACTTCCACCCTCAGCCCGTAGCCTCCTCCATCCTTCACATCACTCTCACACTCTTCTCTTTGTACAGTTTCACCTTTCCCCTTTTTTCGTCTGGCAGGTGTTCCTCTTCGAGTTCTTGTTCTTTCCTGTTAGCGTGTGCGTCCTTCGCAGCACCTTCCTCCACctgccctccttccttccttttttcctctcttgctgttccctcctctccacgcTTTCCGTGATTCGTTCTCACCTCTGTCGcactcccctcctcctcaacAACCGAACAgtgacgtgtgtgtggggggggaggggggaggaggatgatCGTGTCGTTCTCATTCGATCTGGCAAGGCCGCTCGCCTCTGTCCCCCCGCTTTCACTTCTCCTTCGACTGAGATTTTACGGTGGGGTTGGGCAAAAGGTCTCTTCGATCTGCGGCGCAAGGAGCGCGCACATCTCTtcagcctcctccctccaccttttttcttccgcccacccactcccgtacacacacacacacgggagAGAGAACCTTGCTCGTTACGCCTTCCTATCTTGCGCAGGCGATCGAGAAAGGgacgaaggagagggaggaagggaggggaggggagggggacaggATAAGTGATACCCACTCACcttcacacacgcacgcacacttttcggggggggggcagtaCGTACGTCTGTCTGTCGGTATGTGTCTATGGAGGTCTGCGCGCGGGAGCGAGTTGGTGacgaggggaagaggggaggggaggaagtatacagagagaaagaggaacTGCAGATATGTATGCGGGGAACTCGGCGACACGCAGCTGActtggcagcagcagcagcagcgaatAAACAAGAAAACACGTACACGCAGAGCTGACAGTCATCACGACTGTGATTTCGGCACGACGCAGAGAGGATGACGGCTGCCCACAGCGAAACATACACCATCGCTTTTCATGCCATCATTATAGACGACGTGTATGCTGATCGCGAGTCAAACGCAACGTGATACACGCTATCACTGCACACGGGGGGGGGTCGAGGGATGGCGGTTTGAGTAGCAATACTCGATAGCAGTCCCactttttcgtgtgtgtatgtatcTGTAGAGGGCTCGTTTTGATGCCCGCATGATGCTTGTAATGctatcttttttttccatATCGATGTGCTCGTGGCCTCCTTGAACTCGACTTCGCTGCCGCTTTTCCTTACTTTGTGTCCGTCTTTTGCACGCTTGCATGTGCATCCACCTCCTTTCCCTACGCCAAACGTTGATGCCCCGCACTCTCCCCCTCATCCCCCATCCCGCCATCCTGCGTGTCTTGATGTTTGGTTGTTTAGTCGGTGCAggtacgcgcgcacacgcattaCGCACTATACATAACCGACTTCACACCGGACCAACCACGATATTCGTGGTTTTGGCGCTCTTGCGTGTGCCTACTTTGCGAAAtctggcgtgcgcgcgtgcgtgacaCGCATCTGCAAAGATAGGGCctgcagcccccccccctcccgctccttTCCATCTGTGCCACCTTCTTCCTCTCGTCCCTACTACGACTCCACTTACTCGTGGTCTTCAGAGAAGGTGCGAAAAGGGCACAGTTGCATCGGAGCTGAGCACGAAAAAGGTGTACAATATCGTCGACAACGGAAcaccgccgcggaggcaCTCTTTGTCCTCTCACGGCGGTGTTGTAGGCATCCAAGCCGCAGGAGGCAGGAGTAGTCAGCGTATCGGATGCGAGGAGAGTGCCTAAGATACCGCTTCATCTCTCTGATATACCAACgcgccgctccctctctccttatagacacacagagaggagCGAGCACCAGAGCAAGAAGAGAAAACGATACAGGATACTCAACATACGAAGGAAAATCACttgcgagagagagagaggtgtcATCAAGGAGAGCGCACAGAGAAGATAGCTAAGAATTCCTACACGCAGGGAAGAGGCGGGTAGGCTGACCGTTGAcacacccgccgccgctgccgccctcatcgctttgttttcttctgcCAGTGTCTTGCCACACACCGCACTCTTCTCACGTAATCccaaacacacgcgcacgaaaaacaaacaaatGCACACATGACACACGCTCCTCTCCCATACCGTCTtgctccccccctccctccaccgaGCGGTCTCTCTTTTCTCGGTGCACACACTTCATTCCTGGATGTCACACGCGTGTATTCAACACACGCCCTCACCCTCTATCGgcttgcttgtgtgcgtgtgtgtatctcGGAAGGGTGTGTTCGGTGGCTCTTTtctctgcatgtgtgcatatTCTTTGTACTTGTCTCTTCTGATTTCGTgtttcccccacccctttcgGAGTGTCGGCTGTACCCTCCTCTTCAGTGGGCGCCGTTTATCCCTCATTTCCTTGCGCCCCTCGTCGCCCTGGCATTTTCATTGCCAGGCACTTACGGGAGCGTGTGTATGTgacagcccccccccccccccacatacacacacacacacacgaaaagagaATACACCGACACGAAGAGCGAGGCACCAGTGAGCCAGTGCGCTCGTGCAGGGCCCGCCTCGTTTTCCCTTCCGCCCTCTGACGTACATATCTGTCTTTCTCacccttttcgttttttttttttttgggagGGGGGTCTTTAGCATTGAGCTTATCTTGCCTTCCACCCACACCATTCTTTATTCGTGCCGCCCGCGCACAGgactccccctcctcctctacaTACGTCTCGCACACGCAACGCTCCCTCACCGCAGCTCGCCTGCGCGGAGAGCGGCGCCTCCTTTGCCTCTTTTAGCCCGCCCTTTTATGTGTTTGTtgcgccctccccccaacGTATccgtcgccgtctccgccaacccctcccctcttcgcTACTCTTCTTTTTCAgttgcgcgtgcgcgcgtgtccgGGAGCACAGGGAAAGGGAAGCGTGTGTGGGCGACACAGCATACCGCCCCTTCCCTCTACACATACGCAGGGCTGCAACTCCGACGCATACATAACACGCACGAAAAAGCGAAAGAATaagaaagaggaggataCACAGGCGCTCAAGACTGGGATTGAAAATCAGCGAACGTTGTCTCACTCGCTcactctctcttctccttgcGTTTGGTGTTGCGCAGGTGTGAGGGGCTGCAGTGCGGCTTTCTTGTGTTTTAGCGTGTGCAGCTCGTCTGTGTtgacggcagcagctgcagttAATAGCAGGGTGGGCGCCAACATCTACTTTCGGTGAACTTCCGAAACCCTCCTACTCTTGTTactcctcttcgtctttgcgtgagggcggcgtgctctctctctctctgcgcgttTGTGTCGCTGCTattctttctttctctgtgtgtgacACCTGTTTTGGGCTCGTCTCTCCCATTTTCATGCCAAGCTGTCTGTCGCCCTTCACCCGGGagagcgctgctggcgctgccggcacTGAGGACATCGATGACGCCCCGGGCTCGACGATCATCGCCGcccagcgcagccgccttcGCGAGCTGGTGGATCGTGCATACAGTGAGGCTCTTCGGACTGTTGCCCACCTAAGGCTGCTCATGCCGCTCTCCAAGTACGGCCTCGGCGTTGCCCTCATCTTGTGCGTGACGGTCATCTGGGTGGCGTCCTCGGTCTGGATCCAGTACATCTTCGGTTCCCTCGAGTTCAACAAGCCGTTCTTCCTCACGTACTTTAACACGACTGGGTTTTGCCTTTGGAACGCCGGCTTCTTTCTCTCGgctcgctggcggcgcacgccATGGGACGAAACATCGCGGACGCAGCCGGTGTGCATCGAGGATGCACGGCTGGACTCGAGGGAGCCGTCgtcgacggaggaggcggaggcggaggcgggaGAAGACGCCAGCATTGGGGCAGTGAGGGAAGTGCCTCATCATAGCAGGAGCGTCTCGGGTGTGAGCCCGACTCTTTCCCACACCGTCCCGCACTGTCGAAGTCTTGCAGAGtgggagctgcagcggtcaCTGAACCACTACTCACCCTCCTCGAACCTGCTTTCACATGCTGTACCGCATTCGACGCAACCGCCCCACTACGGCCATGCTCTCCTGTCACGGTCGGCGATCACCGCCGTGAGTGCCCGCCACGCTGgaacgccaccgccgacgccgcggctcCCCCCGCATCAGGTGCTGATTAGTGTTCATGGCACAGGCAGGAGTCTGCTGGAGGACAACGATGACAtcgatggcggcagcgacgttGGAAGCGCGCACGGTGCGACCAGGTCGACGGTGCAGTTGCACTTCGCGGATGAGTGCCGCGACTATTCCCTTCCcacctcgtcggcgtcgagTGCGCGAGAGGAGGTGGTCAGTGTCATCCTGACGGATGAGGACGAGCTGGCCGACGCTACCCTGTGGCAGGTTGCGACGCGCCGAGAGGTAGTGATTTCCTCAAAGATGCTCCGCCACAACGGTaccgaggcgccgccgcgacgccgctaTCGTCAGCGcgcgcgtcggcagcgcaTTCGCCGCTACTCGCTCCGGCGCAtctggcggtgcgcgctCGTCTTCTGCCCGCTTTGGTTTCTAGCCAACTACCTCTTCaacctctccctctcgatCACGTCGGTGGCCTCTAACACGATCCTGAGTTCCACCTCGTCGATCTGGGCGCTCTTCTTATCCCAcatggtgctgcggcagcctgTGGGGGCGCATCGATTGGTGGCGGTGGTTCTCAGCGTGAGCGGGACAGCTGTGGTGGGGCTGTCCGACAAGGACGCCGCTGGCGGGCAGAGCACCGTTGGCGGCAACATcgtcgcgctgctgtcggcgtTCTTTTACGCCGCCTACACGTCTGTGCTGAAGTTCCACCTGCCGGACGATGAGCGCTTTGCCATGGGGATGGTGTTTGGCGCTGTCGGCGTCTTGAACTGTGTTTTCCTGTGGCCCGGCCTGGTGCTGCTCAGCGTGACGGGTGCGGAGAAGTTTGCGTGGCCGTCCTGGCAGCAGCTCTGGCCCTTGCTGATGAACTCTCTCGTTGGCACCAATCTCAGCGACGTGCTGTGGGCCCGCAGCGTCGTGCTCACTTCCCCGGTGGTCGCCACGCTTGGGTTGTCGCTCACCACCCCGCTTGCCATGGTCGTGGACGCCATCTCCAAGAATGCGCACTTCAGCGGCGCTTACGTGGCCGGTGCTGTCCTTGTGATGGTGGGGTTTCTGCTCGCTAACTTGCCGATTTAGATCgacgtgtgggtgtgtgacggcggcgcacgatAGGGGCAGCGTATTATGCGGCTGGACGAGTGgcagaagggggaggaggagggccgcaGTACGCTGCCCGAAGTGCCGGAGCGCCTCTTGCTTTGGGGCTTCTCGTGCTTTGGGCGCCTTCgcacctctcctccttcttttcGTCACGGAGCTGTGCGGTGGGCGTGTTGGATGCCCTGCCGTGGAGGCCGCCGTCTTGCGGCCGTTGTTTCTTTGCCTCTCCTTGgcccatccctctctctctcgtaaAGACGCCCCAGCTCCACGCGATCAACATCATGAGTGACTGTCAGACACATCCCTCGTTCTCCCCAGCGAGCAATCGCCTGCCTAtgcgcgtctgcgtcgaATCcagaggagcgggagggcGGGCCCACACGCGGTGCGGCATGTAGTCGATGAAGCGCGCTTGCAGGACCGCTGccaaggcagagagagagacggagagaccGGATTGCCTGTCCGCCTGCCCCCGCTTTGGGCGGGGCAAAGGGAAGCCGGCGCCACGACTGCAGCGAAGGGATCGGAAACGAGGATAATGCGAAACACGCGCCGCCCCGCCTCTTGGCTTCTTTTCCATGATCTCCCTCCCGACCCCGCTCCTACCCTGCTGTatccgtgcgtgtgtgtgggtgcgcgtgtgcttgtgcgtggaTGTGGGTGTAGGTGTGGGGTCTGCATGCACAGATACCCGCCGTCCCCCTCGCCCCTGCTtgcctcacacacacacacacacacacacacacggccgGCTCCCCCAAGGTTTCACTGCCACTtacttcctccctcctccccgccctTCCCGCGTTTCTATCTCCGAAATTTGTGTGTTTTATTCTCTTCCCGGGCCGCCTCGTACGTCTTCTCCTCTTTGCGTGGTAACGTGTTATTGTCGCGCCGTGTGTGCagtcctcgctgctgcaccgccccATGAATGAGCGCTGGTGCTCAGGGTTCGAACGTATcgcttttttctcttcccccctccccactccccaCTCAGTGGTGTGGACTTGCGAGGAAATGGAGGATCTGTGCCCTCGACGGGTGTGGGGCTTCTCGACGGGGTGCATCCTTGCCCCTGGGCGCTGGACACTCGACGTGGCCTCTCACCACCTCTCTCACACCCACGTGAAAGGCGACAAGGCCGCCACTGATTCGGCCGCCCCGGGCAACGACACCATCAGAGGAGATGCACTCCCGCTCGGCACGTCCAGCAACACGGCGCGCTTCGAGAGCATGGACGAGACCGGGGCAACACTGTACGTGACGGAGCTGTTTGTGCCGCATGCGAGCCACGTGGacgtcgctggcgcggctgcatCAGACGCTTCAGGGCAATCAAACTGGTCTGCAGAGAGACTGCGAGCAAGCCTCCTGCGTCAACCCTCATGGCGGGTCAGCCCGACCCAGGGACGTGATAGCGCGGCATCTCCCGCAActgtggcggcggagagcggctgcgtcgagcgtgagcgtgcgccgctgcgcgcatGGGTGGTGGAGGTCACGGCACTtccttcgccttcctcgactctcgcggcggtgccgccttcCACGTCTGCCGacatcgccaccaccacccccgctTCTTGttcggtggcggctgcgctgctaCCCCTTTTTCGAGTCTTCCTGGAGGTGGTGTGGGACGGCGGCACGTCAACATCAGCGGTCTCTCGCACCGTCGACGATgcggtgcgccgcatccTGGCGCACCTAGAGTCACTTTACCGTACGCCAGCCCTTGAGCTGGATGTGTTCCGCTGCTTCGTCGGGAGTGCAGCAGCCAGCGACGCTGCTCCGGGCGGGTCGGCGCGAGTGTCTCCGCAGACTGCTAAGGCAAAGACTGTCGCATCTGTCGTCAAGCAACTGCGGGAAccgtgcgcgccgcacgcgctggcGGACATGGGTACCGACGCTCTCAGCTCAGCCTGGGGGGTGAGCCTTTACTCggcggctggcgcagcgtTTGTTCAGCTACTCCAACCCTCCTGCTCTTcacgaccgccgccgccgcagcagcaccaccagaGTGCCGTCGGCGAGGCACATGGAAGCCGGTCGTACTGGAGCCTGTACCTCGTCTCCGTATCTCCCGCCGCCAGGCATGGTggtgccgcctctgcggtgcagcaccttctccagTACGACCTGCAACTGTGCTGGGAGGGACTGGCGCTGTCCACGGCGATAGCGGGAGCAGAAACGGTGGTTGCGGTGGCTGCGCTCCCACTGGacagcgcagacgccgagCCGAGCTCCATCTACAGCTTCCCCTCGGTGGAGCGGGCGTGGGAGGTGCATGTGCATCGTTTTCTGAGCCAGCAGCGGGGTCAAGAGCACACGAGGGGTCTGGCTCGA contains:
- a CDS encoding alpha-adaptin-like protein yields the protein MDMRGLAHFIRDIRRATGNKKEEESRVDEELAKIRAKFIETSTMTTYDRKKYVCKLMFISMLGYPITFGHIEGLKLMSQESPSAKLIGYLSTSVLLNENSDLLTLTTHTVYRDLLSASDLSRSLALTAVANTGSRDFVEVMHEGVFSIIMDDSVNQHVHKKALLTLLHIYRKYPEIVDLNTVIPKAAELLLSKQDGVSMCAVTFLNGCISKESRHLYRGIPDKLIQVLARIILEKQTEPGYVYYGVPAPWLQAKLLRLLQYFPLPSEADQRHRIILVLRKVVKATEKVLKDAQAQQKQRGTQSRVSAMNAVLFEVVSLCIQWDVGSKLILECVALISSFLSDKRESNLRYIGLSLLARLSFVDVPGFDFHMHCRQHQQQIIVGLHDSDASIRKKALDVLVAMCNRSTADDIIKELISYLPIAADPNFKTSLVLSIALLSEKYCKDYNVYVDIMLTVVSEAGDLCPPDIVHRVVQVVVNDPSVQKRAANIVFQELRKKTNVPEVMLRVAAFVLGEFGYQIALNAESTPMVQLNLLTQKLSFTSVVTQSIIISTFFKFYTLYDDVAVRERIVKTLQAYTNSPHPELQQRATEFIALVEFARSELLEKVFEPMPPFRDDVNTVMDQVKRLQSSVQDIWALKILERGVEDVNHTGKRKSKSESAEKQKVQAKQGITLHDLSTVSTAAPVQGDSTDQAYAELDALLDVSLSSQDVDRVRSVYEEHRRRLFELSRAEKGVLFSNESIELQCTKSTYGADTRMTVVVRDKTGKGLVQVAVEVIRAEAGLILQSRTKDGTTVAAWGTIAIEFAARSCFAFRSPPSVRVQYAPASGSARVCTDVLSLPILPMTFFTPYQVDSDANFSRLYETTRRASTFAGWRKEASPSARVDANALMQLLELQGYRTKVTGLGAIVGAAAFAVQPKERVEYVPVVCEIQTSASEMQVFVYTESSVLQHGALDTIKFALQ